The following proteins come from a genomic window of Nostoc sp. TCL26-01:
- a CDS encoding metallophosphoesterase family protein produces the protein MSETSQRRIVIGDVHGHYEGLMSLLAAITPGLDDEVYFLGDVIDRGPHSSYVINLIKQHNYQCLLGNHEQMLLNILMSDTMSVPAMQAWLHSGGQATMASYEDSSIPEEHIDWLQSLPTYLDLGDVWLTHAGVDPNLPLSEQTSEQFCWIRQEFHSITQPYFCDKLIIIGHTITFTFPGVSPGKLAKGQGWLGIDTGAYHPRSGWLTALDVTNNLVYQTNIFTNSSRTIPLEDGVVNVDPIKITARRNKQRA, from the coding sequence ATGAGCGAAACTAGTCAACGTCGAATAGTTATTGGGGATGTACATGGCCATTATGAGGGATTGATGAGTCTTTTGGCAGCGATCACTCCTGGGTTAGATGACGAAGTTTATTTCTTAGGAGATGTGATTGATCGAGGCCCCCATAGCTCATATGTAATTAATCTGATCAAACAGCACAACTATCAATGTCTGTTGGGCAATCATGAACAGATGTTATTAAACATTCTCATGAGTGACACAATGTCTGTTCCAGCAATGCAAGCATGGTTACATAGTGGGGGACAAGCAACTATGGCCAGTTATGAAGACAGCAGCATTCCTGAAGAACATATAGATTGGTTGCAGAGTTTACCTACATATCTTGATTTGGGGGATGTTTGGTTAACTCATGCCGGAGTTGATCCCAATTTACCTTTGTCAGAACAGACATCTGAACAATTTTGCTGGATTAGACAAGAATTTCATAGTATTACTCAGCCATACTTCTGTGATAAACTGATTATTATTGGTCATACTATTACTTTTACTTTCCCTGGCGTTAGTCCTGGTAAATTAGCTAAAGGGCAAGGGTGGCTAGGTATAGATACTGGTGCATACCATCCGCGTAGTGGTTGGCTAACCGCTTTGGATGTGACAAATAACCTAGTCTATCAAACGAATATTTTTACAAACTCCTCACGTACCATACCTCTAGAAGATGGGGTAGTTAATGTTGATCCCATCAAAATAACAGCTCGCCGCAATAAACAGCGAGCATAA
- the psbA gene encoding photosystem II q(b) protein produces MTATLQQRQSANVWEQFCNWITSTNNRIYIGWFGVLMIPTLLAATTCFIIAFIAAPPVDIDGIREPVAGSLMYGNNIISGAVVPSSNAIGLHFYPIWEAASLDEWLYNGGPYQLVVFHFLIGVFCYLGREWELSYRLGMRPWICLAFSAPVAAATAVFLVYPIGQGSFSDGMPLGISGTFNFMIVFQAEHNILMHPFHMLGVAGVFGGSLFSAMHGSLVTSSLVRETSENESQNYGYKFGQEEETYNIVAAHGYFGRLIFQYASFNNSRSLHFFLAAWPVIGIWFTALGVSTMAFNLNGFNFNQSIIDSQGRVINTWADIINRANLGMEVMHERNAHNFPLDLAAAESAPVAISAPAIHG; encoded by the coding sequence ATGACCGCAACCTTACAACAGCGCCAAAGCGCCAACGTATGGGAACAGTTCTGCAACTGGATCACCAGCACCAACAACCGCATATACATCGGCTGGTTCGGCGTATTAATGATCCCCACCTTGCTAGCTGCAACCACCTGCTTCATCATCGCCTTCATCGCCGCCCCCCCCGTAGACATCGACGGCATCCGTGAACCAGTAGCAGGTTCATTAATGTACGGAAACAACATCATCTCCGGAGCAGTAGTACCATCATCCAACGCAATTGGACTACACTTCTACCCAATATGGGAAGCAGCATCATTAGACGAGTGGTTATACAACGGAGGTCCATACCAACTAGTAGTATTCCACTTCTTAATCGGAGTATTCTGCTACCTAGGACGTGAATGGGAACTATCATACCGCCTAGGAATGCGTCCATGGATCTGCCTAGCCTTCTCCGCCCCCGTAGCAGCAGCAACAGCAGTATTCTTGGTATACCCAATCGGACAAGGATCATTCTCAGACGGAATGCCCTTGGGTATCTCTGGAACCTTCAACTTCATGATCGTGTTCCAAGCAGAGCATAACATCCTGATGCACCCCTTCCATATGTTAGGAGTAGCAGGAGTATTCGGTGGAAGCTTATTCAGTGCAATGCACGGAAGCTTAGTAACATCTTCCTTAGTTCGTGAAACCAGCGAAAACGAATCACAGAACTACGGCTACAAATTCGGACAAGAAGAAGAAACCTACAACATCGTGGCAGCCCACGGCTACTTCGGTCGTCTCATCTTCCAATACGCATCCTTCAACAACAGCCGTTCCTTGCACTTCTTCCTAGCAGCATGGCCAGTGATTGGTATCTGGTTCACCGCCCTAGGCGTAAGCACAATGGCGTTCAACTTGAACGGATTCAACTTCAACCAATCCATCATCGACTCTCAAGGTCGTGTAATCAATACCTGGGCTGACATCATCAACCGCGCTAACTTGGGTATGGAAGTCATGCACGAGCGCAATGCTCACAACTTCCCCTTAGATTTGGCTGCTGCTGAGTCTGCTCCTGTGGCTATCAGCGCTCCTGCTATCCACGGTTAA
- a CDS encoding M48 family metallopeptidase — protein sequence MMSRKGLVANYRVWRRRWFYPLISVVVAVSLCLGTPLTGKALDLRPLLLQGVQILQLSNISDRQEVDLGKQMNQQLRSGEVRISRNAELNRYVEQIGERLAANSDRPNLPFTFQVVEDDAVNAFATLGGYVYINTGLLKTADNEAELASVMAHEIGHIGGKHLVKQMRQKALASGVASATGLDRNTAVGIGVELALNRPRSRQDEFDADKRGLRTLTRAGYAQSGMVSFMQKLLKGGGSVPTFLSTHPATSDRIDALRRSIASQPSNGRYGLDNAAYRARIRELL from the coding sequence ATGATGAGCAGGAAAGGTTTAGTTGCTAATTATCGTGTGTGGCGACGACGCTGGTTTTATCCATTAATTTCAGTGGTAGTCGCTGTGAGTCTGTGTCTCGGTACACCTTTAACTGGGAAGGCTTTAGATTTAAGGCCTCTGTTGTTACAAGGAGTGCAAATACTCCAGCTTTCTAATATATCCGATCGCCAAGAGGTTGATCTGGGCAAGCAAATGAATCAGCAATTGCGTAGTGGTGAAGTGAGAATTTCTCGGAATGCTGAACTCAATCGCTACGTGGAACAAATTGGAGAACGCCTGGCGGCAAATAGCGATCGCCCAAATCTTCCTTTTACCTTCCAAGTGGTTGAAGATGATGCTGTGAATGCGTTTGCGACTTTGGGTGGTTATGTTTATATCAATACGGGTTTGTTGAAAACTGCCGACAATGAAGCAGAACTAGCCAGTGTCATGGCTCATGAAATTGGTCATATTGGTGGTAAACATCTCGTTAAACAGATGCGCCAAAAAGCCCTAGCTAGTGGTGTAGCTTCAGCCACAGGTTTAGATCGCAACACAGCAGTAGGGATTGGCGTAGAACTCGCACTCAACCGTCCCCGTAGTCGTCAAGATGAATTTGATGCTGATAAACGAGGATTAAGAACTTTAACAAGAGCCGGTTATGCTCAGTCAGGTATGGTTTCCTTCATGCAAAAATTGCTGAAAGGCGGCGGTTCGGTTCCCACGTTTTTGAGTACTCACCCTGCAACTAGCGATCGCATCGATGCCCTCAGACGCAGTATTGCTTCTCAACCCAGTAATGGACGTTACGGATTGGATAATGCTGCCTATCGAGCGAGAATCCGAGAATTACTCTAA
- the aroC gene encoding chorismate synthase yields MGNTFGHLFRITTFGESHGGGVGVVIDGCPPRLEISAEEIQLELDRRRPGQSKITTPRKEADTCEILSGVFEGKTLGTPISILVRNKDTRPQDYDEMAQKYRPSHADATYDAKYGIRNWQGGGRSSARETIGRVAAGAIAKKILRQVANVEIVGYVKRIKDLEGVVDPNTVTLEQVESNIVRCPDAELAERMIELIEQTGRQGDSIGGVVECVARNVPKGLGEPVFDKLEADIAKAVMSLPASKGFEIGSGFAGTLLTGIEHNDEYYIDDHGEIRTVTNRSGGIQGGIANGENIILRVAFKPTATIRKEQKTVTREGEETVLAAKGRHDPCVLPRAVPMVEAMVALVLCDHLLRQHGQCGVL; encoded by the coding sequence ATGGGAAATACTTTTGGACATCTATTTCGGATCACTACTTTTGGCGAGTCTCACGGCGGAGGCGTGGGAGTTGTGATTGATGGTTGTCCTCCACGATTAGAAATTTCTGCTGAAGAAATTCAACTAGAGTTAGATAGAAGACGACCGGGGCAAAGTAAAATCACTACACCCCGCAAGGAAGCAGACACTTGTGAGATTCTGTCTGGAGTTTTTGAAGGTAAAACTCTAGGAACACCAATATCGATTTTGGTGCGGAATAAAGATACTCGTCCCCAAGATTATGACGAGATGGCACAAAAGTATCGCCCTTCCCATGCAGATGCAACCTACGATGCTAAATATGGGATTCGGAATTGGCAAGGTGGGGGTAGGTCGTCAGCTCGTGAGACAATTGGACGAGTAGCCGCAGGTGCGATCGCTAAAAAAATTCTCCGTCAAGTTGCTAATGTAGAGATAGTCGGTTATGTCAAGCGCATCAAGGATTTAGAGGGTGTAGTAGATCCGAATACTGTCACCTTAGAACAGGTAGAAAGCAACATTGTGCGTTGTCCTGATGCAGAATTGGCAGAACGGATGATTGAATTAATCGAGCAAACTGGTAGACAAGGTGATTCTATCGGTGGTGTGGTGGAATGTGTAGCGCGGAATGTGCCGAAAGGTTTGGGTGAGCCAGTATTTGATAAATTAGAAGCTGATATCGCTAAAGCTGTGATGTCTCTCCCTGCTAGCAAAGGTTTTGAAATTGGTTCTGGCTTTGCGGGAACTCTGCTCACAGGAATTGAACATAACGACGAATATTATATTGATGATCACGGCGAAATCCGCACTGTAACTAACCGTTCTGGTGGGATTCAAGGTGGTATTGCCAACGGCGAAAATATCATTTTGCGAGTTGCATTTAAACCCACAGCTACCATTAGGAAAGAGCAAAAAACAGTCACTCGTGAAGGTGAAGAAACTGTATTAGCCGCAAAAGGCAGACATGATCCTTGTGTTTTACCACGTGCAGTGCCGATGGTGGAAGCAATGGTGGCACTGGTGTTGTGTGACCATTTGTTACGCCAGCATGGGCAGTGTGGAGTATTGTAG